The Ranitomeya imitator isolate aRanImi1 chromosome 3, aRanImi1.pri, whole genome shotgun sequence genome has a window encoding:
- the MAN1A2 gene encoding mannosyl-oligosaccharide 1,2-alpha-mannosidase IB: MTTPALLPVSGRRIPPLSLGTASIPHHRATLRLSEKFILLLILSAFITLCFGAFFFLPDSTKHKRFDLGLEDVLIPHIEGNKGDKNTGGFLIHSLGHDDHRHREDEEQLRNKIRADHERALEEAKEKLKKSRDEIRAEIQTEKNKLLEELKKKENPPVPLAPVPNLPELKNGDPGDPDIREKRDKIKEMMKHAWDNYRQYGWGHNELKPIARKGHSTNIFGNSQMGATIVDALDTLYIMGLLDEFRDGQEWVTNNLDFGVNSEVSVFEVNIRFIGGLLAAYYLSGQEVFKNKAVLLAEKLLPAFNTPTGIPWAMVNLKSGVGRNWGWASAGSSILAEFGTLHLEFVHLTYLTGNPVYYNKVMHIRKLLQKMDRPNGLYPNYLNPRTGRWGQHHTSVGGLGDSFYEYLLKAWLVSDRTDTEARSIYDNAIEAIEKHLIRKSNGGLTFIGEWKNGHLERKMGHLTCFAGGMLALGADGSPGDKAGHYLQLGAEIAHTCHESYDRTVLKLGPEAFKFDGGAEAVAVRQNEKYYILRPEVIETYWYMWRFTHDPKYRNWGWEAAQAIDKYCRVSGGFSGLKDVYSSGPTYDDVQQSFFLAETLKYLYLLFSSDDLLPLDNWVFNTEAHPLPVIRTANSTLPGNHVAR; this comes from the exons ATGACCACCCCAGCGCTGCTGCCAGTGTCCGGGCGCCGGATCCCCCCGCTCAGCCTGGGCACGGCGTCCATCCCTCACCACCGCGCCACCCTCCGGCTCTCCGAGAAGTTCATCCTGCTCCTCATCCTCAGCGCCTTCATCACCCTGTGCTTCGGGGCCTTCTTCTTCCTGCCGGACTCCACCAAGCACAAGCGCTTCGACCTGGGGCTGGAGGACGTGCTGATCCCCCACATCGAGGGCAACAAGGGCGACAAGAACACGGGCGGCTTCCTGATCCACAGCCTGGGCCACGACGACCACCGCCACAG GGAGGATGAGGAGCAGCTGAGGAATAAGATCCGGGCGGACCACGAGCGAGCCCTGGAGGAGGCCAAGGAGAAGCTGAAGAAATCCCGGGACGAGATCCGGGCCGAGATCCAGACTGAGAAGAACAAACTGCTGGAGGAGCTGAAGAAGAAGGAGAACCCTCCCGTGCCCCTCGCCCCTGTGCCCAACCTGCCTGAGCTGAAGAATGGAGACCCCGGGGACCCCGACATCCGAGAGAAGCGGGACAAGATCAAGGAG ATGATGAAGCATGCCTGGGACAACTACAGACAGTACGGCTGGGGACACAACGAGCTGAAGCCCATCGCCCGGAAGGGGCACTCCACCAATATATTCG GGAACTCACAGATGGGTGCCACCATCGTGGACGCTCTGGACACGCTCTACATCATGGGGCTCCTGGACGAGTTCCGCGATGGGCAGGAGTGGGTGACTAATAACCTGGATTTCGGAGTG AATTCGGAGGTGTCCGTGTTTGAGGTGAATATCCGCTTCATCGGGGGTCTGCTGGCGGCATACTACCTGTCCGGACAAGAG GTGTTTAAGAACAAGGCCGTGCTGCTGGCGGAGAAGCTGCTCCCCGCATTTAACACCCCGACCGGCATCCCCTGGGCCATGGTGAATCTCAAGAG TGGCGTTGGCAGGAACTGGGGCTGGGCGTCTGCGGGCAGCAGTATCCTGGCAGAATTTGGGACCCTTCACCTGGAGTTTGTGCACCTGACGTACCTGACCGGGAACCCCGTGTACTACAACAAG GTCATGCACATCAGAAAACTCCTGCAGAAAATGGATCGTCCCAACGGGCTCTACCCGAACTACCTGAATCCCAGGACGGGCCGCTGGGGGCAAC ACCACACGTCAGTGGGGGGACTAGGGGACAGTTTTTACGAGTACCTCCTGAAGGCCTGGCTGGTGTCAGACCGGACGGACACAGAGGCCCGGAGCATCTACGACAACGCGATAGAA GCCATTGAGAAGCATCTCATCCGCAAGTCAAACGGCGGTCTGACCTTTATAGGCGAGTGGAAGAACGGCCACCTGGAGAGGAAGATGGGGCACCTGACCTGCTTCGCAGGAGGCATGCTGGCACTGGGAGCAGACGGGTCCCCGGGGGACAAAGCTGGCCACTACCTTCAGCTGGGCGCGGAGATCGCTCACACGTGTCACGAGTCCTACGACCGGACAG TGTTGAAGTTGGGTCCTGAAGCTTTTAAGTTTGATGGTGGCGCAGAAGCCGTGGCCGTCCGCCAGAACGAGAAGTATTACATCCTGAGACCGGAGGTGATCGAGACGTACTGGTACATGTGGCGCTTCACCCATGACCCCAAATACCGGAACTGGGGCTGGGAAGCTGCTCAG GCTATTGATAAGTACTGCAGAGTAAGTGGCGGCTTCTCAGGTCTGAAGGACGTGTACTCGTCGGGCCCCACGTACGATGACGTCCAGCAGAGCTTCTTCCTGGCCGAGACTCTTAA GTACCTTTATCTACTCTTCTCCAGTGACGACCTTCTACCATTAGACAATTGGGTGTTTAACACGGAGGCGCACCCGTTACCGGTCATCCGCACGGCCAACAGCACGCTGCCGGGAAACCATGTGGCACGATAG